The proteins below come from a single Gordonia pseudamarae genomic window:
- a CDS encoding glycosyltransferase family 2 protein — MIPEVTLTSPMPSGGTPSWPGAAWIGVADISQLIQQGHTGQFIGVTTDAEAYTIARILIRDGLIPLEFAQVPLVDGCALLPIPAIGERRDAGALPPMSVVLCTRERPDDLRGALASLLLVDYPEFEIIVVDNAPITDGTEQVVTAIDDPRVRRVVEPVAGLSMARNAGIRAARHEIIAFTDDDVVADQGWLRGLATGFAQADDVACVAGLVPSGELRTMPQAYFDWRVSWADNIEPRMYRLSDPPDDVPLFPFQIGRFGTGANFAIRRKIIIDLGMFDERLGAGTATCGGEDLDVFFRVVAAGHCLATEPTSIIWHRHRSDDEALLKQARGYGMGLGAWLTKVALDSEHRRLALSVLRHRGRAVARAGKAYCAIAAPPPAFLRDVPRSVGRTEVLSVVRGPAALWREQRRQRARQTRPPR, encoded by the coding sequence ATGATTCCCGAAGTGACTCTCACCTCTCCCATGCCATCGGGTGGGACGCCGAGTTGGCCAGGTGCCGCCTGGATCGGCGTCGCCGACATCTCACAGCTCATCCAGCAGGGACATACCGGGCAGTTCATCGGGGTCACAACCGATGCCGAGGCGTACACGATCGCACGAATCCTGATCCGGGACGGGCTGATACCGCTGGAGTTCGCGCAAGTACCACTGGTCGACGGATGCGCACTCCTGCCGATTCCGGCCATCGGCGAGCGCCGTGACGCCGGCGCACTGCCGCCGATGTCGGTGGTGCTGTGCACGCGCGAGCGCCCGGACGACCTGCGCGGGGCGCTGGCCTCGCTCCTGCTCGTGGACTATCCGGAGTTCGAGATCATCGTGGTGGACAACGCGCCGATCACCGACGGCACCGAGCAGGTGGTGACCGCGATCGACGATCCGCGGGTGCGACGGGTGGTGGAACCGGTTGCCGGTCTGTCGATGGCCCGCAATGCCGGGATCCGTGCGGCCCGGCACGAGATCATCGCCTTCACCGATGATGACGTCGTCGCCGATCAGGGCTGGCTACGCGGCCTGGCAACCGGATTCGCCCAGGCCGACGACGTGGCCTGCGTCGCCGGTCTGGTGCCCAGCGGCGAACTTCGCACGATGCCCCAGGCGTACTTCGACTGGCGGGTGTCCTGGGCCGACAACATCGAACCGCGCATGTACCGACTATCCGACCCCCCGGACGACGTACCCCTGTTCCCGTTCCAGATCGGGCGATTCGGCACGGGCGCGAACTTCGCGATCCGGCGCAAGATCATCATCGATCTGGGCATGTTCGACGAACGCCTCGGCGCGGGCACCGCGACGTGCGGCGGTGAAGATCTCGATGTCTTCTTCCGGGTCGTCGCGGCCGGTCACTGTCTGGCCACGGAGCCGACCTCGATCATCTGGCATCGGCACCGCAGCGACGACGAGGCACTGCTCAAGCAGGCCCGCGGCTACGGCATGGGCCTGGGCGCCTGGCTCACCAAGGTCGCCCTCGACAGCGAACATCGACGGCTGGCACTGTCAGTGCTGCGCCACCGCGGGCGCGCGGTGGCCCGGGCCGGCAAGGCGTATTGCGCCATCGCGGCGCCGCCCCCGGCGTTCTTGCGGGATGTGCCGCGATCTGTCGGCCGGACCGAGGTGCTCTCGGTGGTACGTGGACCAGCAGCGCTCTGGCGCGAGCAACGCAGACAACGAGCGCGACAAACGCGTCCCCCGCGCTGA
- a CDS encoding 4-hydroxybenzoate 3-monooxygenase encodes MGSDSSARTQVAIVGAGPAGLTLGHLLHLQGIDSIIVERSSRDHVEKRLRAGIIEQPGVDLLVAAGLGDRLLREGMVHGGFYLRYDNTTHYLDFHPYTGQHATVYGQHELVKDLIAARIDTGRPLVFEAEVTDISPTGPAAGVRYRTATGEDTIEADFVVGADGFHGAGRAAIPASVRNELIREYPVSWLGILAESTPAAPEGMYCPHPDGLSVHSMRGPRLSRQYLQVPAGTELAEWSDDRIWAELSRRCAASDAAPLETGPIIERSLAPLRSYVAGTMQYERLFLAGDSAHIVPPTGAKGLNLALSDVCVLSHALGAAVNHANTDHLAGYTATALPRVMAAQRFSALLTTTLHALPGDGFTEALRRATLDRWVGSPAAQHELGEVYLGLPFPTAPLYPVAAGSPG; translated from the coding sequence GTGGGTAGCGATAGCTCGGCCCGAACTCAGGTCGCGATCGTCGGCGCCGGCCCTGCAGGCCTGACGCTGGGGCATCTGCTGCACCTCCAGGGCATCGATTCGATCATCGTCGAACGCAGCAGCCGCGACCACGTGGAGAAGCGGCTGCGCGCCGGCATCATCGAACAGCCCGGCGTCGACCTATTGGTGGCCGCCGGGCTGGGCGACCGACTCCTGCGCGAGGGCATGGTGCACGGCGGCTTCTACCTGCGCTACGACAACACCACCCACTACCTGGACTTTCATCCCTACACCGGGCAGCACGCGACCGTCTACGGTCAGCACGAGCTGGTCAAGGACCTGATCGCCGCACGCATCGATACCGGGCGGCCGCTGGTGTTCGAGGCCGAGGTCACCGACATCTCGCCGACCGGGCCCGCCGCCGGGGTCAGGTATCGGACGGCGACCGGCGAAGACACGATCGAGGCCGACTTCGTCGTCGGCGCGGACGGTTTCCACGGAGCCGGCCGAGCGGCGATTCCCGCGTCCGTGCGCAACGAATTGATCCGCGAGTACCCGGTGTCGTGGCTGGGCATCCTGGCCGAGTCGACCCCCGCCGCACCGGAGGGGATGTACTGTCCGCACCCGGACGGATTGTCGGTGCACAGCATGCGCGGGCCGCGGTTGTCGCGGCAGTATCTGCAGGTTCCCGCCGGTACCGAACTCGCCGAGTGGAGCGACGACCGGATCTGGGCGGAGCTGTCCCGCCGATGTGCCGCCTCCGATGCGGCACCGCTGGAAACCGGACCGATCATCGAGCGTTCCCTCGCCCCGTTGCGCAGCTACGTCGCGGGCACCATGCAGTACGAACGGCTGTTCCTCGCGGGCGATTCGGCCCACATCGTGCCGCCGACCGGCGCCAAGGGCCTGAACCTGGCGCTGTCGGATGTCTGCGTCCTCTCCCATGCACTGGGCGCGGCCGTCAATCACGCGAACACCGACCACCTGGCCGGCTATACCGCCACCGCACTGCCCAGAGTCATGGCAGCCCAGAGGTTTTCGGCACTGCTCACCACCACTCTGCACGCACTGCCCGGCGACGGCTTCACCGAGGCGCTACGCCGCGCGACACTCGATCGGTGGGTCGGTTCACCGGCGGCGCAGCATGAGCTCGGCGAGGTGTATCTGGGCCTGCCCTTCCCCACCGCCCCACTCTACCCGGTCGCGGCCGGATCGCCGGGCTAG
- a CDS encoding 2-amino-3,7-dideoxy-D-threo-hept-6-ulosonate synthase, whose amino-acid sequence MDTHYAPANANLSSGKALRLARISDPVTRRAHIVPMDHSVTVGPLGPVDHTEQMVSLLASTGINAVVLHRGRINRVPIDAFTSIGLIVHLSAGTSMSLDTDAKVLVAGVEAAVRSGADAVSIHVNIGSHTERQQLDDFATVSRECDVLGVPLLAMMYARGPRQTGPTSTGTIAHLAAIATDLGADMIKLDYAGSPTAMQSVVASTPAPIYVAGGTTVSDDAAIALGAEVMSSGVAGLSFGRNVFGATNPVRVATALAHIVHKRIGDGERVAALA is encoded by the coding sequence ATGGACACCCACTACGCACCTGCCAACGCCAACCTCTCAAGTGGCAAGGCGTTGCGGTTGGCGCGCATCAGCGACCCCGTGACCCGGCGCGCGCATATCGTGCCCATGGACCATTCGGTCACGGTCGGGCCGCTGGGCCCGGTCGATCACACCGAACAGATGGTGTCTCTGCTGGCCAGCACCGGCATCAATGCCGTCGTCCTGCATCGCGGCCGGATCAACCGGGTGCCCATCGACGCGTTCACCAGCATCGGCCTGATCGTCCACCTGTCGGCGGGCACCTCGATGAGCCTGGACACCGACGCCAAGGTTCTCGTGGCCGGAGTCGAGGCGGCCGTGCGCTCAGGCGCCGACGCGGTCAGCATCCACGTCAACATCGGCTCGCACACCGAACGTCAACAACTCGACGACTTCGCCACGGTCTCGCGTGAATGCGACGTCCTCGGCGTCCCCCTCCTGGCGATGATGTACGCGCGCGGTCCCCGGCAGACCGGCCCCACCTCCACCGGCACGATCGCCCACCTGGCGGCCATCGCCACCGACCTCGGCGCCGACATGATCAAACTCGACTACGCCGGCTCACCGACCGCGATGCAGAGCGTCGTCGCGTCCACCCCGGCCCCCATCTACGTCGCCGGCGGAACCACGGTCAGCGACGACGCCGCGATCGCCCTGGGTGCAGAGGTGATGTCCAGCGGTGTCGCCGGCCTGAGCTTCGGACGTAACGTCTTCGGCGCGACCAACCCGGTCCGCGTCGCCACCGCCCTCGCACATATCGTGCACAAGCGCATCGGGGACGGTGAGCGCGTCGCGGCGCTCGCCTGA
- a CDS encoding 3-dehydroquinate synthase II family protein, producing the protein MTSHVVVTDQIVPAAPSDTDRTTQHFAWVDVRALQGAARDAVVQAAINYGLDGIVADDPELLAGLPPTIRRILTGGAQSAAAGKSRPDKKKGDADKAADPAAPFTPDLVLTEATDLRAGDTPAAGVHVVVSDAATLGHACDLVRVTPWTVLTFTDPTKIPLEIVIAAAENSGGKTVTVVNDIEDAGIVKLVLEHGSDGLLLAPRHADDVVALVNVLTPETAKMELSELTITDVAHIGMGERACIDTCSLLELDEGCLIGSFASGMFLSCSETHPLPYMPTRPFRWNAGAVHSYVMTPDNRTRYVSELRAGQPILAVRTDGSVREVRIGRVKIERRPLISITATSTGGKTINVIAQDDWHVRLLGPGGSVNNVTELKPGDVLLGYVPTEARHVGLPITEFCEER; encoded by the coding sequence ATGACCAGCCATGTCGTCGTCACCGACCAGATCGTGCCCGCCGCGCCGTCGGACACCGACCGCACCACCCAACACTTCGCCTGGGTCGACGTCCGCGCGCTCCAGGGCGCGGCGCGTGACGCCGTGGTGCAGGCCGCCATCAACTACGGTCTCGACGGCATCGTCGCCGACGATCCGGAGCTGCTCGCCGGCCTCCCCCCGACCATCCGCCGCATCCTCACCGGCGGCGCACAGTCGGCCGCGGCGGGCAAGTCGCGGCCGGACAAGAAGAAGGGCGACGCGGACAAGGCCGCGGACCCCGCCGCACCGTTCACCCCGGACCTGGTGCTCACCGAGGCCACCGACCTGCGGGCCGGAGACACGCCGGCCGCCGGCGTGCATGTCGTGGTGTCCGACGCCGCGACTCTCGGCCATGCCTGCGACCTGGTCCGGGTGACTCCGTGGACAGTGCTGACCTTCACCGATCCCACCAAGATCCCGCTGGAGATCGTCATCGCGGCGGCGGAGAACTCAGGCGGCAAGACAGTCACCGTCGTCAACGACATCGAGGACGCGGGCATCGTCAAACTCGTCCTCGAGCACGGGTCCGATGGTCTGCTGCTGGCACCGCGCCATGCCGACGACGTCGTGGCGCTGGTCAACGTGCTGACCCCGGAAACCGCCAAGATGGAGCTGTCGGAGCTGACCATCACGGACGTGGCGCACATCGGGATGGGTGAGCGCGCCTGCATCGACACCTGCTCGCTGCTCGAGCTCGACGAGGGCTGCCTCATCGGTTCGTTCGCCAGCGGAATGTTCCTGTCGTGCAGCGAAACCCATCCGCTGCCCTACATGCCGACGCGGCCGTTCCGCTGGAATGCCGGTGCCGTGCACTCGTACGTGATGACCCCGGACAACCGCACCCGCTACGTCAGCGAACTGCGCGCCGGTCAGCCTATCCTCGCCGTTCGCACCGACGGCTCGGTGCGCGAGGTCCGGATCGGCCGGGTCAAGATCGAACGCCGCCCGTTGATCTCCATCACCGCGACCTCCACCGGCGGCAAGACGATCAACGTCATCGCCCAGGACGACTGGCACGTGCGGCTGCTCGGCCCCGGCGGCTCGGTCAACAACGTCACCGAACTCAAGCCCGGCGACGTCCTGCTCGGCTACGTCCCCACCGAAGCCCGCCACGTCGGCCTTCCGATCACCGAATTCTGTGAGGAACGCTAA
- a CDS encoding AMP-binding protein has translation MRNANPFHDLLVRVAADHPDVVALRTRTGTVSFEKLLRLVEESVELLGAGGIGQQVPIAVRLSGSIDGVITLLAVLCSPHPVLPIDSASPADRTARLIETAGAVAYPGDAVLPSATTPRAVPDTAVLMFTSGSTGNPKAVRQGVAQWLQQIRELGPELGIGPGRRVALAMPASFGGGLDIALTAISSGASLHLSDPRTDGVGELVASLREWHPNSLHLTPVLLRALLAEPGAADALAGVEVVATCGEAIGAADVARLREHNGRITFVNRSGSSETGNLAFNTFGPDRPLPGGMIPAGRIAAGKTIVVVDDEGRPVPDGTIGALVVRSVYLAQGYLANGIVDFPALPGGVREHHLGDRGHVVGDQLHLAGRSDDAVKIRGYRVDVSEIVAALEAIPEIAEAAVIARSGADGAELAAYVAITAGTRPPSIAEIRTALASTLPTWLQPTHVVLLHALPRTERGKVDRTRLPEPAGRPPYVAPRTATECLLAPIWEDLLHVGDVGCDDDFLSLGGDSLTVVELIACIKATFATTLTPSDLVAASTLRTVADVVDSHSVPSPGGDVVPLTHVAAADDSRPLVFAFAGAGESALAFGPLAQCLSEFRIIGLQAHALENRGIPDWTIGAAARRCVRHILDIRPHGPYRFVGHSLGGVIAIEASRILAAQGYHVEHIVCLDTIFEGPLRTRARIHLPAAGNPSGVNPSGANPSGANPSGANPSAVNPTPGTGQGHAENSVDLWRQRLALLSAGWWRRPAKEQWSLFHELGRRSALLHRLRPWYGPVTAILAEDNPDNPQCWYAFAPYCVGVHFVSGDHTGMLRPPHVTHTAKLVADALSGPAERA, from the coding sequence GTGAGGAACGCTAACCCGTTCCATGACCTGCTGGTCCGGGTCGCCGCCGACCACCCCGATGTGGTCGCGCTGCGGACCCGGACCGGTACCGTCAGCTTCGAGAAGCTGCTCCGACTGGTCGAAGAAAGCGTCGAACTGCTCGGCGCAGGTGGAATCGGACAGCAGGTGCCGATCGCGGTCCGGCTGTCCGGATCCATCGATGGCGTGATCACGTTGCTGGCCGTGCTGTGCTCGCCACATCCGGTGCTGCCGATCGACTCGGCGTCGCCGGCCGACCGCACCGCGCGGCTCATCGAAACCGCCGGTGCCGTGGCATATCCGGGTGATGCGGTGTTGCCGTCGGCGACGACGCCGCGCGCGGTACCGGACACAGCGGTCCTGATGTTCACCTCCGGGTCCACCGGCAACCCCAAGGCGGTCCGTCAGGGCGTTGCCCAGTGGCTGCAGCAGATCCGTGAACTCGGCCCCGAACTGGGTATCGGCCCCGGTCGCCGCGTGGCGCTGGCCATGCCGGCCAGCTTCGGCGGCGGACTCGACATCGCGCTGACGGCCATCAGCAGCGGGGCCTCACTACACCTGTCCGACCCGCGGACCGACGGAGTCGGCGAACTGGTCGCCTCCCTGCGCGAGTGGCACCCCAACAGCCTGCACCTGACGCCCGTCCTGCTGCGCGCGTTGCTGGCCGAACCGGGCGCAGCCGACGCACTGGCCGGCGTCGAGGTGGTGGCCACCTGCGGCGAGGCGATCGGCGCCGCCGATGTCGCCCGACTTCGCGAGCATAACGGGCGCATCACTTTCGTGAACCGGTCCGGCTCGTCGGAGACCGGCAATCTCGCGTTCAACACATTCGGTCCCGACCGTCCGCTGCCCGGCGGAATGATCCCGGCCGGACGGATCGCCGCCGGCAAGACGATCGTCGTCGTGGACGACGAGGGACGGCCGGTACCCGACGGCACGATCGGCGCTCTCGTGGTGAGATCGGTGTATCTGGCGCAAGGCTATCTGGCGAACGGCATCGTGGACTTTCCCGCCCTGCCCGGAGGAGTACGCGAACACCACCTCGGTGATCGTGGCCACGTCGTCGGTGATCAACTGCATCTGGCGGGACGCTCCGACGACGCGGTGAAGATTCGCGGCTACCGGGTGGACGTCTCGGAGATCGTCGCGGCTCTCGAAGCGATCCCGGAGATCGCCGAGGCCGCAGTGATCGCCCGGTCCGGTGCCGACGGTGCCGAGCTCGCTGCCTACGTGGCGATCACCGCGGGTACGCGACCGCCGTCGATCGCCGAGATTCGCACCGCACTGGCGTCGACACTGCCCACCTGGCTGCAGCCCACCCATGTGGTCCTGCTGCACGCGCTCCCACGCACCGAACGCGGCAAGGTCGACCGCACCCGGCTCCCCGAGCCTGCGGGACGCCCCCCCTACGTCGCGCCACGGACGGCGACCGAATGCCTGTTGGCGCCCATCTGGGAGGACCTGCTGCATGTCGGCGATGTCGGGTGTGACGATGACTTCCTGTCCCTCGGCGGCGATTCCCTGACCGTGGTGGAGCTGATCGCCTGCATCAAGGCCACATTCGCCACCACACTCACCCCGTCCGACCTGGTCGCCGCATCGACACTGCGGACGGTCGCCGACGTCGTCGACAGTCATAGCGTCCCGTCCCCGGGTGGCGACGTCGTGCCGCTGACACACGTGGCCGCGGCCGACGACAGCCGTCCGCTGGTGTTCGCCTTCGCCGGCGCCGGTGAGTCGGCGTTGGCGTTCGGGCCGCTGGCACAGTGTCTGAGCGAATTCCGCATCATCGGATTGCAGGCACACGCGCTGGAAAATCGCGGGATCCCCGACTGGACGATCGGCGCCGCGGCACGCCGCTGCGTACGTCACATCCTGGATATCCGTCCCCACGGACCATACCGGTTCGTCGGCCATTCCCTCGGTGGCGTGATCGCGATCGAAGCATCGAGAATACTTGCCGCACAGGGTTATCACGTCGAGCACATTGTCTGCCTGGATACCATCTTCGAGGGACCGCTCAGGACCCGAGCACGCATACACCTGCCCGCCGCCGGGAATCCCTCTGGGGTGAATCCCTCTGGCGCAAATCCCTCTGGCGCAAATCCCTCTGGCGCAAATCCCTCTGCCGTGAACCCGACACCCGGCACCGGCCAAGGCCACGCGGAGAACTCGGTAGACCTCTGGCGGCAGCGCCTGGCGTTGCTGAGCGCCGGCTGGTGGCGCAGACCGGCCAAGGAGCAGTGGTCACTGTTTCACGAGCTCGGCCGTCGCTCAGCGCTCCTGCACCGGCTGCGCCCCTGGTACGGGCCGGTCACTGCGATCCTCGCCGAGGACAACCCGGACAACCCGCAATGCTGGTACGCCTTCGCGCCCTACTGTGTCGGCGTCCACTTCGTGTCCGGCGACCACACCGGCATGCTGCGCCCGCCGCATGTCACGCACACCGCGAAGTTGGTGGCCGATGCGCTGTCGGGACCGGCGGAACGCGCATGA
- a CDS encoding beta-1,6-N-acetylglucosaminyltransferase: MRFATHIVVHEHPHLCAALVTSLHHEQIDIYVHVDLKTAQAPFEAAVRDAGVPVTFVPESSRVDVRWGGMRQVRATLALLDLADSSGARYHRHTLLSGVDVLLRPLPELLTYWTGDAEHLRIDRRLNRAESQGYRKPRRYWFPDHPILERARLSGRLPRRVPPGPPLVEGSNWWSLTDDAIRTVRGYLDAHPAFLRGHRFSLCPDEFVFHSILADSPLAPKITHNYLDRTATDHTLHALHFIDWSEHTATRPAELTEQSLAKALASPAMFARKVGSDWTWRAGQPC; the protein is encoded by the coding sequence ATGAGATTCGCCACGCACATCGTTGTCCACGAGCACCCACACCTGTGCGCCGCTCTGGTCACCTCACTGCATCACGAACAGATCGACATCTACGTCCACGTCGACCTGAAGACCGCACAGGCACCGTTCGAGGCAGCCGTCCGGGACGCGGGCGTCCCGGTCACCTTCGTCCCGGAATCCAGCAGAGTCGACGTGAGGTGGGGTGGAATGCGCCAGGTCCGAGCAACGCTGGCGCTACTTGACCTGGCCGACAGCAGCGGCGCCCGCTACCACCGGCACACCCTGTTGTCGGGGGTGGACGTGCTGCTGCGCCCGCTCCCGGAACTTCTCACCTACTGGACCGGTGATGCGGAACACCTCCGCATCGACAGGCGCCTGAATCGCGCCGAAAGTCAGGGCTACCGCAAACCTCGCCGCTATTGGTTCCCCGACCATCCCATCCTGGAGCGTGCGCGATTGTCCGGCCGTCTGCCCCGCCGCGTCCCGCCCGGGCCTCCGCTGGTGGAGGGATCGAACTGGTGGTCACTGACAGACGATGCCATCCGGACGGTACGCGGCTACCTCGACGCACATCCGGCGTTCCTGCGCGGCCATCGGTTCTCTCTGTGCCCCGACGAGTTCGTCTTCCATTCGATTCTTGCGGACTCGCCACTGGCTCCGAAGATCACCCACAATTACCTCGACCGAACCGCCACCGACCACACACTGCACGCGCTGCACTTCATCGACTGGTCCGAGCACACCGCCACCCGGCCCGCCGAGCTGACCGAACAGTCGCTGGCGAAGGCCCTGGCCAGTCCCGCGATGTTTGCGCGCAAGGTCGGCTCCGACTGGACCTGGCGGGCGGGGCAACCATGCTGA
- a CDS encoding lipopolysaccharide biosynthesis protein, whose amino-acid sequence MLKGRLALNASALMISSAATGLLGLVYWMIAERMMPTSEVGRASAMIATATVLSSLACLSLAGAYQRFLPVAGNRSLRLILRGYALICCTSLILGTAFVTLGFGSSIFTSTTDRVLFVPLVMVLAIYAITDPILIGLRRSPAVAVKNVSLSLVKIVPLFFLTGTATAVAVTGSWMVLAALVTVVFMAHVVRVALQRRQESSDELPGNRELMSFQSAFFTMMLISSVIPFALPLIVVETVGTTQNAYFNLAWTMTSAAGLVRASMGSAFIVEAVQPGANTANLVRQLRRMLIPLTLLVAMGLAIGGPAVLWVVGEDYFREAAPLMLVLAVQSVVETVVVVFYMVSQIVRRLRLMVLMQVTIMVITVVGSYLLLPRVGLIGVGIASLLAVTVGVAVAIRPLLHGIGELLRNAQNGGPDTNDRLDANGADPNDSGGGTGAAGDAAQPHVADDPQITDRISVIRTDPRHELLSGTDVSDISTDGFSARR is encoded by the coding sequence ATGCTGAAAGGCAGGCTCGCGCTGAATGCGAGCGCGTTGATGATCTCCTCGGCGGCCACCGGACTTCTCGGGCTGGTGTACTGGATGATCGCCGAACGCATGATGCCGACATCGGAGGTGGGGCGGGCGTCGGCGATGATCGCCACCGCCACGGTGCTCTCGTCACTGGCATGCCTGTCGTTGGCCGGAGCCTACCAACGGTTTCTGCCGGTGGCCGGCAATCGGTCGCTGCGCCTGATCCTGCGCGGTTACGCGCTGATCTGCTGCACGTCGCTGATCCTCGGAACAGCTTTTGTCACTTTGGGTTTCGGCTCGTCAATCTTCACCTCGACCACCGACCGGGTGCTGTTCGTGCCGCTGGTCATGGTGCTGGCGATCTATGCGATCACCGACCCGATCCTCATCGGTCTGCGCCGCTCGCCCGCCGTCGCCGTCAAGAACGTCTCGCTGTCGCTGGTCAAGATCGTCCCGCTGTTCTTCCTCACCGGCACCGCCACCGCCGTCGCCGTCACCGGCTCGTGGATGGTATTGGCGGCTCTGGTCACGGTGGTGTTCATGGCGCATGTGGTGCGCGTGGCGCTGCAGCGACGCCAGGAGAGCAGCGACGAACTCCCGGGCAACCGCGAACTGATGTCGTTCCAAAGCGCGTTCTTCACGATGATGCTGATCAGTTCGGTGATCCCGTTCGCCTTGCCGCTGATCGTGGTGGAGACGGTGGGGACCACCCAGAATGCCTACTTCAATTTGGCGTGGACGATGACCTCAGCCGCAGGCCTGGTGCGCGCAAGCATGGGTTCGGCGTTTATCGTCGAGGCCGTTCAACCCGGCGCCAACACCGCGAACCTGGTCCGGCAGTTGCGTCGGATGCTCATCCCGCTCACATTGCTGGTGGCGATGGGACTGGCGATCGGTGGGCCGGCGGTGCTGTGGGTGGTCGGTGAAGACTACTTCCGTGAGGCCGCACCACTGATGCTGGTGCTGGCCGTCCAGTCGGTGGTCGAGACCGTGGTGGTGGTCTTCTACATGGTCAGCCAGATCGTACGGCGACTGCGTCTGATGGTGCTGATGCAGGTCACGATCATGGTGATCACCGTCGTCGGCTCCTATCTGCTGTTGCCGCGCGTCGGGCTGATCGGTGTCGGCATTGCCTCACTTCTCGCGGTCACCGTGGGTGTCGCGGTCGCGATCAGGCCACTGCTGCACGGCATCGGGGAGCTGCTCCGAAATGCCCAGAACGGCGGACCGGACACGAACGACCGGCTGGATGCGAACGGGGCGGATCCGAACGACAGTGGCGGCGGGACCGGTGCCGCCGGGGACGCCGCTCAGCCGCACGTCGCCGACGACCCCCAGATCACCGATCGCATTTCCGTCATCCGCACCGATCCGCGCCATGAGTTGCTCTCCGGAACGGACGTCTCCGACATCAGTACCGACGGGTTTTCCGCGCGGCGCTGA
- a CDS encoding glycosyltransferase family 2 protein has product MPPEQAQPLVTVLMPVYNAAGYIADAARSVFAQGVDDLELLVIDDGCTDESIDELTALGDLRIRVVSQANAGLVAALNRGLDEARGTFIARMDADDLLPPGRLLAQLSWMAEHPDGIVCGTDYELFEAMSGRVRTPRSDKACRRRLLYGSCHCGASVMIRREVIERTGIRFDPEFAHAEDYEFFTRICEYGEVGNVPMVGYRYRIHAASVSNQNNDVQQAAHLSIAAAYAERTGARPFPDDALARLMWPSGSNPVALVAGTAWVAARAMLRSPCADTARFGARRVVEAAAAARTRLRS; this is encoded by the coding sequence ATGCCCCCGGAGCAGGCACAACCACTGGTCACCGTGCTCATGCCGGTGTACAATGCCGCCGGCTACATAGCCGACGCCGCGCGGTCGGTGTTCGCGCAGGGTGTGGACGATCTTGAACTCCTGGTGATCGACGACGGCTGCACCGATGAATCAATCGATGAGCTCACCGCGCTCGGTGATCTGCGTATCCGGGTGGTGTCGCAGGCCAACGCCGGACTGGTGGCCGCGCTCAACCGCGGGCTCGACGAGGCACGGGGCACGTTCATCGCCAGAATGGATGCCGACGACCTGCTCCCACCCGGCCGTCTGCTCGCCCAGTTGAGCTGGATGGCCGAGCATCCCGACGGCATCGTGTGCGGCACCGACTACGAACTGTTCGAGGCGATGTCCGGTCGCGTCCGGACGCCGCGCTCGGACAAGGCGTGCCGCCGGCGATTGCTGTACGGCAGTTGTCACTGCGGGGCGTCGGTGATGATTCGGCGCGAGGTGATCGAGCGCACCGGGATCCGGTTCGATCCCGAGTTCGCGCATGCCGAGGACTACGAATTCTTCACCAGGATCTGCGAATACGGTGAGGTCGGCAATGTGCCTATGGTCGGCTACCGCTACCGGATCCATGCGGCGTCGGTGAGCAACCAGAACAACGACGTCCAGCAGGCGGCACACCTGAGCATCGCCGCCGCGTATGCCGAACGCACCGGTGCCCGGCCCTTCCCCGACGACGCACTCGCCCGGCTGATGTGGCCCTCCGGATCCAATCCGGTCGCCCTGGTGGCCGGGACGGCGTGGGTCGCGGCGCGGGCGATGCTACGCAGCCCGTGCGCCGACACCGCCCGATTCGGTGCGCGCCGGGTGGTCGAGGCCGCCGCCGCGGCCCGGACCCGATTGCGGTCCTGA